The Burkholderia pyrrocinia genome has a segment encoding these proteins:
- a CDS encoding MFS transporter — MSTASTDRPADAASPHYSRSLLLLLATIAGVSVANIYYNQPLLDSFRSAFPDGASWIGVVPTATQLGYAAGMFLLAPLGDRFDRRGLILMQIAGLSVALIVAAAAPSLAVLAVASLAIGVLATIAQQAVPFAAEIAPPAERGHAVGTVMSGLLLGILLARTAAGFVAEYFGWRAVFAASVAALVALAAVIVLRLPRSSPTSTLSYGKLLGSMWHLAVELRGLREASLTGAALFAAFSAFWPVLTLLLAGAPFHLGPQAAGLFGIVGAAGALAAPYAGRFADTRGPRAIISLAIALLALSFVIFALSGSSLVGLVIGVIVLDVGVQAAQISNQSRIYALKPDARSRVNTVYMVCYFIGGALGSSAGVAAWHAFGWTGMCAAGLLFTALAGWSHHRGGRRG, encoded by the coding sequence ATGTCCACCGCCTCCACCGACCGTCCGGCCGACGCCGCCTCGCCCCACTACTCGCGCAGCCTGCTGTTGCTGCTCGCGACGATTGCGGGCGTGTCCGTCGCGAACATCTACTACAACCAGCCGCTGCTCGACAGCTTCCGCTCGGCCTTTCCCGACGGCGCGTCGTGGATCGGCGTGGTGCCGACCGCGACGCAGCTCGGCTATGCGGCCGGCATGTTCCTGCTCGCGCCGCTCGGCGACCGTTTCGACCGCCGCGGGCTGATCCTGATGCAGATCGCCGGCCTGTCGGTCGCGCTGATCGTCGCAGCCGCCGCGCCGTCGCTGGCCGTGCTCGCGGTCGCGAGCCTCGCGATCGGCGTGCTCGCGACCATCGCGCAGCAGGCCGTGCCGTTCGCGGCCGAAATTGCGCCGCCCGCCGAACGCGGGCACGCGGTCGGCACCGTGATGAGCGGCCTGCTGCTCGGCATCCTGCTTGCGCGCACGGCCGCCGGCTTCGTCGCCGAGTATTTCGGCTGGCGCGCGGTGTTCGCCGCGTCGGTCGCGGCGCTCGTCGCGCTGGCCGCCGTGATCGTGCTGCGGCTGCCGCGCAGCTCGCCGACGTCGACGTTGTCGTACGGCAAGCTGCTCGGCTCGATGTGGCATCTGGCGGTCGAACTGCGCGGGCTGCGCGAGGCGTCGCTGACGGGCGCCGCGCTGTTCGCGGCGTTCAGCGCGTTCTGGCCCGTGCTCACGCTATTGCTCGCCGGCGCACCGTTCCATCTCGGTCCGCAGGCGGCCGGCCTGTTCGGGATCGTCGGTGCGGCGGGCGCGCTCGCGGCGCCCTACGCGGGCCGTTTCGCGGACACGCGCGGCCCGCGAGCGATCATTTCGCTTGCGATCGCGCTGCTCGCGCTGTCGTTCGTGATCTTCGCGCTGTCGGGCTCGAGCCTCGTCGGGCTCGTGATCGGCGTGATCGTGCTGGATGTCGGCGTGCAGGCCGCGCAGATCTCGAACCAGTCGCGCATCTATGCGTTGAAGCCCGACGCACGCAGCCGCGTCAACACGGTGTACATGGTGTGCTATTTCATCGGCGGCGCGCTCGGCTCGTCGGCCGGCGTCGCCGCATGGCACGCGTTCGGCTGGACCGGCATGTGCGCGGCCGGGCTGCTGTTCACCGCACTCGCGGGCTGGTCCCACCATCGCGGCGGCCGGCGCGGCTGA
- a CDS encoding ABC transporter ATP-binding protein — MKLDSTPITLTGCAKTFRGTRVLEPLDLSIGAGETLVLLGPSGCGKTTTLRLIAGLDTPDAGGTIAFGNDDVTALPIERRQVGMVFQNYALFPNLTVRGNVGYGLKIRKTEPRALRERVDELLAMMRLDAHADKPIDQLSGGQRQRVALARALAVRPRVLLLDEPLTALDAKLRDVLRREMNALLRELGVTTVYVTHDQAEAMELGDRIVVMGAGRIEQIGTPRDIYYRPANRTVAQFIGTLNRLDGQWRDGALVTTGGAIVTPHAGDEWFFRPEDAQLADPAHAPLRGTVGACAFLGERTRLTIEHAAPDALVIDVPGRIALAHGTAVGITIAPEGLIALGA; from the coding sequence ATGAAACTCGATTCCACTCCCATCACCCTGACCGGCTGCGCGAAGACGTTCCGCGGCACGCGCGTGCTCGAACCGCTCGACCTGTCGATCGGCGCGGGCGAAACGCTCGTGCTGCTCGGGCCGTCGGGCTGCGGCAAGACGACGACGCTGCGGCTGATCGCCGGCCTCGACACGCCGGACGCCGGCGGCACGATCGCGTTCGGCAACGACGACGTGACCGCCCTGCCGATCGAGCGCCGGCAGGTCGGCATGGTGTTCCAGAACTACGCGCTGTTTCCGAACCTGACGGTGCGCGGCAACGTCGGCTACGGGCTCAAGATCCGCAAGACCGAGCCGCGCGCGCTGCGCGAGCGCGTCGACGAACTGCTCGCGATGATGCGGCTCGACGCGCACGCGGACAAGCCGATCGATCAGCTCTCGGGCGGCCAGCGCCAGCGCGTCGCGCTGGCGCGCGCGCTCGCGGTGCGGCCGCGCGTGCTGCTGCTCGACGAACCGCTGACGGCACTCGACGCGAAACTGCGCGACGTGCTGCGTCGCGAGATGAACGCGCTGCTGCGCGAGCTCGGCGTGACGACGGTCTACGTGACGCACGACCAGGCCGAAGCGATGGAGCTCGGCGACCGGATCGTCGTGATGGGCGCGGGCCGCATCGAACAGATCGGCACGCCGCGCGACATCTACTACCGGCCGGCCAACCGTACGGTCGCGCAGTTCATCGGCACGCTGAACCGGCTTGACGGACAATGGCGCGATGGCGCGCTCGTGACGACGGGCGGCGCGATCGTCACGCCGCATGCCGGCGACGAGTGGTTCTTCCGTCCCGAGGATGCGCAACTCGCCGATCCCGCACATGCGCCGCTGCGCGGCACGGTCGGTGCATGCGCGTTCCTCGGCGAGCGCACGCGGCTCACGATCGAGCACGCGGCGCCCGACGCGCTGGTGATCGACGTACCGGGCCGCATCGCGCTCGCGCACGGCACGGCGGTCGGCATTACGATTGCACCGGAAGGCCTGATCGCGCTCGGCGCGTAA
- a CDS encoding pentapeptide MXKDX repeat protein produces the protein MKKVLIAACVAGFAMIATGAYAQNDAMSKEGSSMSKDAMGHDAMAKDDAMAKGGAMKKGAMKKHAMKKDAMSHDSMGKPKSDDKMAPSN, from the coding sequence ATGAAAAAAGTACTGATCGCAGCCTGTGTCGCCGGTTTCGCCATGATCGCAACGGGCGCGTATGCGCAGAACGACGCGATGTCGAAGGAAGGTTCGTCGATGTCGAAGGACGCGATGGGCCACGACGCGATGGCGAAGGACGACGCGATGGCCAAGGGCGGCGCGATGAAGAAGGGCGCCATGAAGAAGCACGCGATGAAGAAGGACGCGATGTCGCACGACTCGATGGGCAAGCCGAAATCGGACGACAAGATGGCCCCGTCGAACTGA
- a CDS encoding type II toxin-antitoxin system RelE/ParE family toxin, with translation MYNSTILPPKPVVFVGSALDDLRDFPLPARRDAGHQIDQVQRGLAPDDWKPMRTVGVGVREIRLRDASGAFRIVYVATFADAVYVLHCFRKQTARTNKTDIDLAARRYRSLMMELKR, from the coding sequence TTGTATAATTCGACCATTCTTCCGCCGAAGCCGGTCGTGTTCGTCGGCAGCGCGCTCGACGATCTTCGCGACTTTCCGCTGCCTGCGCGACGTGACGCCGGCCACCAGATCGACCAGGTGCAGCGCGGCCTCGCGCCTGACGACTGGAAGCCGATGCGCACCGTCGGCGTCGGCGTGCGGGAAATTCGTCTGCGCGATGCGAGCGGCGCGTTCCGGATCGTCTACGTCGCGACCTTCGCCGACGCCGTCTACGTGCTTCACTGCTTCCGGAAGCAAACGGCGCGCACGAACAAGACCGATATCGACCTGGCCGCCCGGCGTTATCGCTCGCTGATGATGGAGTTGAAACGATGA
- a CDS encoding EamA family transporter codes for MTPLDRLLDFFSRLSFRIRLPQSRGGRVALALVFIYFVWGSTYSGLHFALQSFPPLLLSGLRNLLGGIGLFIFALRRKPEWPTLLEIRNAGIVGTMLVALSSGTIALGISSVSSGSAAVMVATVPLFATVIAAVAGRPVTKGEWAAVALGMVGIVVLNSGGAAAQNSALGTICVLAGALFWAGGAHLATRLKLPSDLFLSTSLQIGLGGLISTLVAWLIGERIEHVMAGPVFAFLYLMVFCTMAAYVAYGYLIRHTSPIIASSCMYVNPIVAVALGALLLGEPVTMATVVATVAILGSVGLSFVFDPARRPAARAAAVGSTTVAAASAEDVASAPDQIALPDAAPILVPSAVPLAVPTPAAVMDPAVVMEPAQAFASPPADEPAAPRADA; via the coding sequence ATGACCCCGCTCGATCGTCTCCTCGATTTCTTCTCCCGCCTTTCGTTCCGGATCCGCCTGCCGCAAAGCCGCGGCGGGCGCGTCGCGCTGGCGCTCGTATTCATCTATTTCGTCTGGGGTTCGACCTACAGCGGCCTGCATTTCGCGCTGCAGTCGTTCCCGCCGCTGCTGCTGTCGGGGCTGCGCAACCTGCTCGGCGGGATCGGCCTGTTCATCTTCGCGCTGCGGCGCAAGCCCGAATGGCCGACGCTGCTGGAGATCCGCAATGCGGGCATCGTCGGCACGATGCTCGTCGCGCTGTCGTCCGGCACGATCGCGCTCGGGATCAGCTCGGTCAGCAGCGGCTCGGCCGCGGTGATGGTGGCCACGGTGCCGCTGTTCGCGACCGTGATCGCGGCGGTGGCCGGCCGGCCGGTGACGAAGGGCGAGTGGGCGGCGGTCGCGCTCGGGATGGTCGGCATCGTCGTGCTGAATTCGGGCGGCGCGGCGGCGCAGAATTCGGCGCTCGGCACGATCTGCGTGCTGGCCGGCGCACTGTTCTGGGCGGGCGGCGCGCACCTCGCGACGCGGCTCAAGCTGCCGTCCGACCTGTTTCTGTCGACGTCGCTGCAGATCGGCCTCGGCGGCCTGATTTCGACGCTCGTCGCATGGCTGATCGGCGAGCGCATCGAACACGTGATGGCGGGGCCGGTGTTCGCGTTTCTGTACCTGATGGTGTTCTGCACGATGGCCGCGTATGTCGCGTACGGCTACCTGATCCGCCACACGAGCCCGATCATCGCAAGCAGCTGCATGTACGTGAACCCGATCGTCGCGGTCGCGCTCGGTGCGCTGCTGCTCGGCGAACCCGTGACGATGGCGACCGTGGTCGCGACCGTCGCGATCCTCGGCAGCGTCGGGCTGTCGTTCGTGTTCGATCCGGCGCGCCGGCCCGCGGCACGCGCGGCGGCTGTCGGTTCGACGACCGTGGCGGCCGCGTCGGCGGAGGACGTTGCGTCCGCACCCGATCAGATCGCACTGCCGGATGCTGCGCCCATCCTGGTGCCTTCCGCCGTTCCGCTTGCGGTACCGACGCCCGCTGCCGTGATGGATCCGGCAGTCGTCATGGAGCCGGCGCAGGCGTTCGCATCGCCGCCCGCCGACGAACCGGCCGCACCGCGCGCCGACGCGTGA
- a CDS encoding ABC transporter permease, whose amino-acid sequence MLDQTFPLRWRVALVAPALAVFAAFWLLPMAALVRVSADGAFFSQYAALLGNARYMKSLGETIALSAGVTLATLALSTISGLLLARREFAGKRVLLALLTFPLAFPGVVVGFMVIMLAGRQGLIGMLSAKLTGDKWVFAYSVAGLFVGYLYFSIPRVIVTVIAAASKLDASLEEAARSLGASPWRIFVDIVLPALAPGLIAAGAICFATAMGAFGTAFTLATDLNVLPMTIYTEFTLNANIATAAGLSIVLGIVTWAVLALARRFTGQTAAAAA is encoded by the coding sequence ATGCTCGACCAGACTTTCCCGCTGCGCTGGCGCGTCGCGCTCGTCGCGCCGGCGCTCGCGGTGTTCGCCGCGTTCTGGCTGCTGCCGATGGCAGCGCTCGTGCGGGTGTCCGCCGACGGCGCGTTCTTCTCGCAGTACGCGGCGCTGCTCGGCAATGCGCGCTACATGAAGAGCCTCGGCGAGACCATCGCGCTGTCCGCGGGCGTTACGCTCGCGACGCTCGCGCTGTCGACGATCTCCGGCCTGCTGCTCGCGCGCCGCGAATTCGCCGGCAAGCGCGTGCTGCTCGCGCTGCTCACGTTCCCGCTCGCGTTCCCGGGCGTCGTCGTCGGCTTCATGGTGATCATGCTCGCCGGGCGTCAGGGGTTGATCGGCATGCTGTCCGCGAAGCTCACGGGCGACAAGTGGGTATTCGCGTATTCGGTCGCCGGCCTGTTCGTCGGCTACCTGTACTTCTCGATTCCGCGCGTGATCGTCACGGTGATCGCGGCCGCGTCGAAGCTCGATGCGTCGCTCGAGGAAGCCGCCCGCTCGCTCGGCGCGTCGCCGTGGCGCATCTTCGTCGATATCGTGCTGCCCGCGCTCGCGCCGGGGCTGATCGCAGCCGGCGCGATCTGCTTCGCGACCGCGATGGGCGCATTCGGTACCGCGTTCACGCTGGCCACCGACCTGAACGTGCTGCCGATGACGATCTATACCGAGTTCACGCTGAACGCGAACATCGCGACGGCGGCCGGCCTGTCGATCGTGCTCGGTATCGTCACCTGGGCCGTGCTCGCGCTCGCGCGCCGCTTCACCGGCCAAACCGCCGCCGCCGCGGCCTGA
- a CDS encoding helix-turn-helix domain-containing protein — translation MTNERYTNVWDAIEGQPAEAENMKLRSELMIALKQRIAQLELSQAQAAQRLGVTQPRVSDLMRGKINLFGLDALVNMAAAVGLRVDLQVRESA, via the coding sequence ATGACCAATGAACGTTACACGAACGTCTGGGACGCAATCGAGGGTCAGCCGGCCGAGGCCGAGAACATGAAGCTGCGCTCCGAACTGATGATCGCGCTCAAGCAGCGCATCGCGCAGCTCGAGCTCAGTCAGGCCCAGGCTGCGCAACGGCTGGGCGTCACGCAGCCGCGCGTCTCCGACCTGATGCGCGGCAAGATCAACCTGTTCGGGCTCGACGCGCTCGTGAACATGGCCGCGGCAGTCGGCTTGCGCGTCGATCTCCAGGTGCGTGAATCCGCATGA
- a CDS encoding molybdopterin-dependent oxidoreductase, translated as MSESEHKRDRPRWALDRKSLELDVRRELEMPSRRLFNRRVLTLGGLTMLTGCTLQDDASVNAFLEKVSRMNDRVQAWLFSPDRLAPTYTEADITRPFPFNAYYGIDDVPHVDESTYRLVLSGRVTGKRVWTLDELRALPHAEQITRHICVEGWSAIGRWGGTPFGAFLARAGADTHAKYVGFKCADDYYESIDMPTALHPQTLLAFEYDGRRLPPEFGFPMKLRMPTKLGYKNPKHIMEIFVTDTFPGGYWVDQGYNWFGGS; from the coding sequence ATGTCCGAATCCGAACACAAGCGCGACCGCCCGCGCTGGGCACTCGACCGGAAGTCGCTCGAACTCGACGTGCGCCGCGAGCTCGAGATGCCGTCGCGGCGGCTCTTCAACCGGCGCGTGCTGACGCTCGGCGGCCTGACGATGCTGACCGGCTGCACGCTGCAGGACGACGCGTCGGTCAACGCGTTCCTCGAGAAAGTGTCGCGCATGAACGATCGCGTGCAGGCGTGGCTGTTCAGCCCCGACCGGCTCGCGCCGACCTACACCGAAGCCGACATCACGCGGCCGTTCCCGTTCAACGCGTACTACGGGATCGACGACGTGCCGCACGTCGATGAATCGACCTATCGGCTCGTGCTGTCCGGCCGCGTGACGGGCAAGCGCGTGTGGACGCTCGACGAGCTTCGCGCGCTGCCGCACGCGGAGCAGATCACGCGGCATATCTGCGTGGAAGGGTGGAGCGCGATCGGCCGCTGGGGCGGCACGCCGTTCGGCGCATTCCTCGCGCGCGCGGGTGCCGATACGCATGCGAAATATGTCGGCTTCAAGTGCGCGGACGACTACTACGAGAGCATCGACATGCCGACCGCGCTGCATCCGCAGACGCTGCTCGCGTTCGAGTACGACGGCCGCCGCCTGCCGCCTGAATTCGGTTTCCCGATGAAGCTGCGGATGCCGACCAAGCTCGGCTACAAGAACCCGAAACACATCATGGAAATCTTCGTGACCGATACGTTTCCGGGCGGCTACTGGGTCGATCAGGGATACAACTGGTTCGGCGGATCGTGA
- a CDS encoding phosphodiesterase, translating to MLLAQISDLHIKRPGQLAYRRVDTAAALARCIARLNALVPRPDAVLVTGDLTDFGHDDEYANLRDLLAPLEIPYYLMIGNHDDRAGLRRAFADRPELHDGEFVQYAIDVGAVRVLALDSQVPGASHGDLCDARLAWLAAQLDAARDRPVIVALHHPPFASGIGHMDALRLAPAAAAKLDALLRGYPNVERVLCGHVHRMMFTRFGGTLASAVPAPAHQVAFDLRADAPSAFRLEPPAFAVHRYEPDTGMTSHHVYVDEGAGPYPFYEPTGELVD from the coding sequence ATGCTGCTAGCTCAAATCAGCGATCTCCACATCAAGCGGCCGGGTCAGCTCGCGTACCGGCGCGTCGACACGGCAGCCGCGCTCGCGCGCTGCATCGCGAGGCTGAACGCGCTCGTGCCGCGCCCCGACGCCGTGCTCGTCACCGGCGACCTGACCGACTTCGGTCACGACGACGAATACGCCAACCTGCGCGACCTGCTCGCGCCGCTCGAGATTCCGTACTACCTGATGATCGGCAATCACGACGACCGCGCCGGGCTGCGCCGCGCGTTCGCCGATCGCCCGGAGCTGCACGACGGCGAGTTCGTGCAGTACGCGATCGACGTCGGCGCGGTGCGCGTGCTCGCGCTCGATTCGCAGGTGCCCGGCGCGAGCCACGGCGACCTGTGCGACGCGCGGCTCGCATGGCTCGCCGCGCAGCTCGACGCCGCGCGCGATCGCCCGGTGATCGTCGCGCTGCATCACCCGCCGTTCGCGTCGGGGATCGGCCACATGGACGCACTGCGCCTCGCGCCCGCCGCCGCCGCGAAACTCGATGCGCTGCTGCGCGGTTATCCGAACGTCGAACGCGTGCTGTGCGGCCATGTGCACCGCATGATGTTTACGCGTTTCGGCGGCACGCTCGCGTCGGCGGTGCCGGCGCCCGCACACCAGGTCGCGTTCGACCTGCGGGCCGATGCACCGTCCGCGTTCCGGCTCGAACCGCCGGCGTTCGCGGTGCATCGTTATGAGCCGGATACGGGGATGACGTCGCACCACGTGTACGTGGATGAAGGCGCCGGGCCGTATCCGTTCTATGAGCCGACCGGGGAGCTGGTCGACTGA
- a CDS encoding ABC transporter permease, protein MQSLSGSSASSPAPAPVQASGVARRAPRVTGARAIATLQWGVTLLLCAFLIVPVVMSVLAGLTVNYFRGLSSGLTLRWLEQVWQQYHGSVALSLYVAFATLAIVLAVGVPAGYALARSKSRVARAIEEALVLPVALPGLASALALLVVYGGFTAFRMSLWFIVVGHVVFTLPFMVRAVAAVAAGADLRTLEEGAASLGASFVTRFVTIVLPNLRPGIVAGALAVLTLSIGEFNLTWMLHTPDTKTLPVGLADTYASLRLEVGSAYTILFLLMTLPLLVAMQWLGVDPSGTRALKRRSR, encoded by the coding sequence ATGCAATCGCTTTCCGGCTCTTCCGCGTCGTCGCCGGCGCCCGCTCCCGTGCAGGCGAGCGGCGTCGCGCGGCGCGCGCCGCGCGTCACGGGTGCACGCGCGATCGCCACGCTGCAATGGGGCGTCACGCTGCTGCTGTGCGCGTTCCTGATCGTGCCCGTCGTGATGTCGGTGCTCGCGGGCCTGACCGTCAACTACTTCCGCGGACTGTCGAGCGGCCTCACGCTGCGCTGGCTCGAACAGGTGTGGCAGCAGTATCACGGCTCGGTCGCGCTGTCGCTGTATGTCGCGTTCGCGACGCTCGCGATCGTGCTCGCGGTCGGCGTGCCGGCCGGCTATGCGCTCGCGCGCAGCAAGAGCCGCGTCGCACGCGCGATCGAGGAGGCGCTCGTGCTGCCGGTCGCGCTGCCGGGCCTCGCGTCGGCGCTCGCGCTGCTGGTCGTGTACGGCGGCTTCACCGCGTTCCGGATGAGCCTGTGGTTCATCGTCGTCGGCCACGTCGTGTTCACGCTGCCGTTCATGGTGCGCGCGGTCGCGGCCGTCGCGGCCGGCGCCGACCTGCGCACGCTCGAGGAAGGCGCGGCCAGCCTCGGTGCGTCGTTCGTCACGCGCTTCGTCACGATCGTGCTGCCGAACCTGCGCCCCGGCATCGTCGCGGGCGCGCTCGCGGTGCTCACGCTGTCGATCGGCGAATTCAACCTCACGTGGATGCTGCACACGCCCGACACCAAGACGCTGCCCGTCGGCCTCGCCGATACCTATGCGTCGCTGCGTCTCGAAGTCGGCAGCGCATATACGATCCTGTTCCTGCTGATGACGTTGCCGCTCCTGGTCGCGATGCAATGGCTCGGCGTCGACCCGTCCGGCACGCGTGCGCTCAAGCGCCGCTCGCGCTGA
- a CDS encoding ABC transporter substrate-binding protein gives MSFRLTSLLRALAAPVACAALIAGAPAAHADETAICYNCPPEWADWAAQIAAIKQKTGIRVPFDNKNSGQSIAQLIAEQKSPVADVVYLGVSSAFQAKDKGVIAPYKPAHWNDIPANLKDPQGYWFAIHSGTLGFFVNKDALDGKPVPRSWADLLKPEYKGMVGYLDPSSAFVGYAGAVAVNQALGGSLDNFKPALDWFRKLKANAPIVPKQTAYARVLSGEIPILLDYDFDAYRAKYKDNANVEFVIPKEGTIAVPYVMSLVKGAPHDANGKKVLDFVLSDEGQKLWANAYLRPVRAQTLGADVAAKFLPASEYARAKSVDFGKMAAGQQAFGQQYLQVMQ, from the coding sequence GTGTCCTTTCGCCTGACCTCGCTGCTGCGCGCGCTCGCAGCTCCCGTAGCCTGCGCCGCGCTCATCGCCGGCGCACCCGCTGCCCACGCCGACGAAACGGCGATCTGCTACAACTGCCCGCCCGAATGGGCCGACTGGGCCGCGCAGATCGCGGCGATCAAGCAGAAGACCGGCATCCGCGTGCCGTTCGACAACAAGAACTCGGGCCAGTCGATCGCGCAACTGATCGCCGAGCAGAAGAGCCCGGTTGCCGACGTCGTCTACCTCGGCGTGTCGTCGGCGTTCCAGGCGAAGGACAAGGGCGTGATCGCGCCGTACAAGCCCGCGCACTGGAACGACATTCCCGCGAACCTGAAGGACCCGCAAGGCTACTGGTTCGCGATCCACTCGGGCACGCTCGGCTTCTTCGTGAACAAGGACGCGCTCGACGGCAAGCCGGTGCCGCGCTCGTGGGCCGATCTGCTGAAGCCCGAATACAAGGGCATGGTCGGCTATCTCGATCCGTCCAGCGCATTCGTCGGCTACGCGGGTGCGGTGGCCGTCAACCAGGCGCTCGGCGGCAGCCTCGACAACTTCAAGCCGGCGCTCGACTGGTTCCGCAAGCTGAAGGCGAACGCGCCGATCGTGCCGAAGCAGACCGCGTATGCACGCGTGCTGTCCGGCGAGATTCCGATCCTGCTCGACTACGACTTCGACGCGTATCGCGCGAAATACAAGGACAACGCGAACGTCGAGTTCGTGATTCCGAAGGAAGGCACGATCGCGGTGCCGTACGTGATGAGCCTCGTGAAGGGCGCGCCGCACGACGCGAACGGCAAGAAGGTGCTCGATTTCGTGCTGTCGGACGAAGGCCAGAAGCTGTGGGCCAACGCGTACCTGCGCCCGGTGCGCGCGCAGACGCTCGGCGCCGACGTCGCCGCAAAGTTCCTGCCGGCGAGCGAGTACGCGCGTGCGAAGTCGGTCGACTTCGGCAAGATGGCGGCCGGCCAGCAGGCGTTCGGCCAGCAGTACCTGCAAGTGATGCAGTAA
- a CDS encoding cytochrome b/b6 domain-containing protein: protein MQTVPATGRAAATPPARPIHPLWVRASHWLNALAAVLMALSGWRIYDASPIYPPFTFPHGITIGGWLGGALQWHFAAMWLLVGNGLFYLTMSLATGRLVRKMLPVTPASVWRDVRAALGGRLSHADLSVYNAVQRAAYLTAIVDLVVLVLSGLAIWKSVQFPLLRELFGGYDNARVVHFWAMSLLVAFFVVHVAMALLVPRSLLAMLRGR from the coding sequence ATGCAAACCGTTCCCGCCACCGGGCGCGCGGCCGCCACGCCGCCCGCGCGTCCGATTCATCCGCTGTGGGTGCGCGCGAGCCACTGGCTCAACGCGCTCGCGGCCGTGCTGATGGCGCTGTCCGGCTGGCGCATCTACGACGCGTCGCCGATCTATCCGCCGTTCACGTTTCCTCACGGCATCACGATCGGCGGCTGGCTCGGCGGCGCGCTGCAATGGCATTTCGCGGCGATGTGGCTGCTTGTCGGCAACGGGCTGTTCTACCTGACGATGTCGCTTGCGACCGGCCGCCTCGTGCGCAAGATGCTGCCGGTCACGCCGGCATCCGTGTGGCGCGACGTGCGCGCGGCGCTCGGCGGGCGGCTGTCGCATGCCGACCTGAGCGTCTATAACGCGGTGCAGCGCGCGGCATACCTGACCGCGATCGTCGATCTCGTCGTGCTGGTGCTGTCGGGGCTCGCGATCTGGAAATCCGTGCAGTTCCCGCTGCTGCGCGAACTGTTCGGCGGTTACGACAACGCGCGCGTCGTGCATTTCTGGGCGATGTCGCTGCTCGTCGCGTTCTTCGTCGTGCACGTCGCGATGGCGCTGCTGGTGCCGCGCTCGCTGCTCGCGATGCTGCGCGGCCGTTGA
- a CDS encoding substrate-binding domain-containing protein, which yields MTSTIKDVAALAGFSIATVSRAINAPHTVSPATLQTIRTAIDTLQFRPSPLGRQLRGERTRLVGVVVPTLSNPVFADCLQGIDELATAAGFKLILMTTEYDAARERHAIETLREQRVEGLILTVADADTHPLLDMLDRDGPHYVLMHNDTQRRPSVSVDNRSAAYDGVRMLTARGHRRVLMLAGSLAASDRARQRHLGYAQALEESGVATLPPVEVDFNAPELPDAVLAHLTSRATRPTALFCSNDLLAMVVMRGLRRAGFSIPDDLSVLGFDGIAIGELLAPPLASVATPNRDIGRHAWQRLVECIGGATIERTSLILPHAVRDGATIAPPATDLQLRKA from the coding sequence ATGACCTCGACCATCAAGGATGTCGCTGCCCTCGCGGGCTTCTCGATCGCCACCGTCTCGCGTGCGATCAACGCACCGCATACCGTCAGCCCCGCCACGCTGCAGACGATCCGCACCGCGATCGACACGCTGCAGTTCCGCCCGAGCCCGCTCGGCCGGCAACTGCGCGGCGAACGCACGCGGCTCGTCGGCGTCGTCGTGCCGACGCTGTCGAACCCCGTGTTCGCCGACTGCCTGCAAGGCATCGACGAGCTCGCGACCGCGGCCGGCTTCAAGCTGATCCTGATGACGACCGAGTACGACGCGGCGCGCGAGCGTCACGCGATCGAGACGCTGCGCGAACAGCGCGTCGAAGGGCTGATCCTCACCGTCGCCGACGCGGACACGCACCCGCTGCTCGACATGCTCGACCGCGACGGCCCGCATTACGTGCTGATGCACAACGACACGCAGCGCCGCCCGTCGGTGTCGGTCGACAACCGCAGCGCCGCCTATGACGGCGTGCGGATGCTGACCGCGCGCGGTCACCGCCGCGTGCTGATGCTGGCCGGTTCGCTCGCCGCGTCGGATCGCGCGCGCCAGCGCCATCTCGGTTATGCGCAGGCACTCGAGGAAAGCGGCGTCGCCACGCTGCCGCCGGTCGAAGTCGACTTCAACGCGCCCGAGCTGCCCGACGCGGTGCTCGCACATCTGACCTCGCGCGCCACGCGCCCGACCGCGCTCTTCTGCAGCAACGACCTGCTCGCGATGGTCGTGATGCGCGGCCTGCGCCGCGCGGGCTTCTCGATCCCGGACGACCTGTCGGTGCTCGGCTTCGACGGGATCGCGATCGGCGAACTGCTCGCGCCGCCGCTCGCGAGCGTCGCGACGCCGAACCGCGACATCGGCCGCCACGCATGGCAGCGTCTGGTCGAATGCATCGGCGGCGCGACGATCGAACGCACGTCGCTGATCCTGCCGCATGCGGTGCGCGACGGCGCAACGATTGCGCCGCCGGCCACCGACCTGCAATTGCGCAAGGCCTGA